From a region of the Latilactobacillus sakei genome:
- a CDS encoding primosomal protein N' produces the protein MPQIAKVIVDVPTMQTNRPYDYQVPATLVDVIQPGMRVIIPFGNGDRKIQGFVLQVLDQPSFTGQLKAIEAVVDLEPAVNPELLSLSDWLAQRTYAFQITCLQTMLPSVMRAKYTKTATLIDEIPADLQASLFNGNDELTFDQNLAPDKLKQLMQLQRQGKISVTYHVDNRAQVKQLTAIEPALSFEQLEEARLGLRKSAQKQSQLISYLQTLIDQEAPTLLKTILEKTPFTRENIRVGAEKGWLRQVKVETYRNPYANAVESTHKMTLTSEQETAVDAVVQAATTDASEVFLIEGITGSGKTEVYLQTIDAVLQQGKTALMLVPEIALTPQMVQRVKGRFGDLVAVLHSGLSEGEKYDEWRRIERKEARVVVGARSAVFAPLENIGVIIMDEEHEASYKQDESPRYHARDVAIWRSQYHHCPVILGSATPSLESRARAQKDVYHLIRLTQRVNQQALPAVELVDMREAMKVQKASNFSPALLAGIKERMQKGEQSVLLLNRRGFSSFIMCRDCGFVLQCPNCDISLTLHMDTHSMKCHYCGHEEAIPKICPNCQSRQIRYFGTGTQKVEAELQELIPEARILRMDVDTTRKKGAHAKLLKKFGEHKADILLGTQMIAKGLDFPDVTLVGVINADTALGLPDFRASERTFQLLTQVSGRAGRADKVGQVIVQSYNPENYAIQFAKQHDYEGFYQYEMAVRHRGGYPPYYFTVKVTVSHPEEALAAKKSFQIAKQMRPILSDQALILGPTPKSIARINNRYFYQIVIKYKQEPQLQAKLAEILETTQIDTRHGFKIGLDNEPLQFT, from the coding sequence ATGCCCCAGATTGCTAAAGTAATCGTTGATGTGCCGACAATGCAAACCAATCGGCCGTACGATTATCAGGTACCGGCCACTTTAGTTGATGTCATTCAGCCGGGGATGCGGGTCATTATTCCGTTTGGAAATGGTGACCGGAAGATTCAGGGTTTTGTCTTGCAAGTTTTAGATCAGCCTAGCTTCACGGGCCAGTTAAAAGCAATCGAGGCAGTCGTTGATTTAGAACCGGCGGTTAATCCTGAGTTACTGTCGCTTTCGGATTGGTTAGCACAACGAACGTACGCTTTTCAGATTACGTGTCTACAGACGATGTTACCCAGTGTGATGCGCGCTAAATATACGAAAACCGCGACGCTAATTGATGAAATTCCAGCAGACTTACAGGCCAGTCTGTTCAATGGCAATGACGAATTGACTTTTGATCAAAATTTAGCGCCTGATAAGTTAAAGCAACTCATGCAGTTGCAACGCCAAGGCAAAATTAGCGTCACTTATCACGTTGATAACCGGGCACAAGTTAAACAATTAACGGCGATTGAACCGGCGCTGAGTTTTGAACAATTGGAAGAAGCGCGGCTGGGCTTGCGAAAGTCAGCTCAAAAGCAAAGCCAATTAATCAGCTATTTGCAGACGCTGATTGATCAAGAGGCCCCCACTTTATTAAAGACGATTCTAGAAAAAACGCCTTTTACGCGGGAAAATATTCGTGTGGGTGCGGAAAAAGGTTGGTTACGCCAAGTTAAGGTGGAAACTTACCGGAATCCGTACGCTAATGCTGTTGAATCAACTCATAAAATGACGTTAACGAGTGAACAAGAAACGGCGGTTGATGCGGTCGTTCAAGCTGCCACGACGGATGCCTCAGAAGTATTTTTAATTGAAGGTATCACCGGTAGTGGGAAGACTGAAGTTTATTTACAAACAATTGATGCCGTCTTGCAACAAGGAAAAACGGCACTGATGTTAGTCCCTGAAATTGCCTTGACGCCGCAGATGGTGCAACGTGTGAAGGGGCGCTTTGGTGATTTAGTCGCGGTGTTGCATAGTGGTTTATCTGAAGGTGAGAAATACGACGAATGGCGCCGCATTGAACGCAAAGAAGCACGCGTAGTTGTCGGTGCGCGGTCAGCCGTTTTTGCACCCCTTGAAAATATCGGCGTGATTATTATGGATGAAGAACATGAAGCCAGTTATAAACAAGACGAAAGTCCGCGGTATCATGCACGCGATGTTGCAATTTGGCGGAGTCAGTATCATCACTGTCCGGTCATTTTAGGCAGTGCCACGCCATCATTAGAATCCCGGGCGCGGGCGCAAAAAGATGTCTACCATCTGATTCGCCTGACACAACGGGTCAACCAACAAGCCTTACCAGCTGTGGAGCTAGTTGATATGCGTGAGGCAATGAAGGTTCAAAAAGCCAGCAACTTTTCACCGGCGTTATTAGCCGGCATCAAAGAACGGATGCAAAAGGGCGAGCAAAGTGTGTTACTTCTAAATCGCCGTGGGTTTTCATCGTTTATCATGTGTCGCGATTGCGGGTTTGTCTTGCAGTGTCCTAACTGTGATATTTCGTTAACGCTGCATATGGATACACACTCAATGAAATGCCATTATTGTGGGCACGAAGAAGCGATTCCTAAGATTTGCCCGAACTGTCAGAGTCGTCAAATTCGCTATTTTGGGACTGGCACACAAAAAGTCGAAGCTGAATTACAAGAATTAATACCTGAAGCACGAATCTTGCGGATGGACGTTGATACGACTCGCAAAAAAGGCGCGCATGCTAAATTATTGAAAAAATTTGGAGAACATAAAGCTGATATCTTATTAGGAACACAGATGATTGCTAAAGGCTTAGATTTTCCAGACGTAACCTTAGTCGGGGTGATCAACGCGGATACAGCTTTAGGCTTACCGGATTTTCGGGCGAGTGAACGGACTTTCCAATTATTAACGCAGGTTAGTGGTCGTGCGGGGCGTGCGGATAAGGTGGGACAAGTGATTGTCCAATCTTATAATCCCGAGAATTACGCGATTCAATTTGCTAAACAGCATGATTATGAAGGCTTTTATCAATACGAAATGGCAGTACGCCACCGTGGCGGCTATCCGCCTTATTACTTTACGGTGAAGGTGACGGTTAGCCATCCTGAAGAAGCACTTGCCGCAAAGAAGAGCTTTCAAATTGCCAAACAGATGCGACCAATTTTATCCGACCAAGCACTGATTCTCGGGCCCACACCGAAATCAATTGCACGGATTAATAATCGTTATTTTTACCAAATTGTGATTAAATATAAACAGGAACCACAACTTCAGGCTAAATTAGCCGAAATACTAGAGACCACCCAAATCGATACTCGTCATGGGTTTAAGATTGGGCTGGATAATGAACCTCTACAATTTACTTAA
- a CDS encoding methionyl-tRNA formyltransferase, with protein sequence MTSIVFMGTPQFSVPILEALVANDYQILAVVTQPDRKVGRKQVLQQTPVKEAAVRLNLPVFQPEKLSGSPELADVIALQPDLIVTAAYGQFLPTKLLEAAKIAAINVHGSLLPKYRGGAPIQYAVLNGDSEIGITIMHMAKKMDAGDMIEQASIPIEATDDTGSLFDKLSYVGRDLLLKTLPGIIAQTAPRTPQDEAQVTFAYNITKEQEQLDINQSAEQLVNQIRALRPQPGAWLAVNGQRTKIWQATVAETTTDQAAGVIVALNKKDFELAAGNGTVLKITEIQPAGKAKMPVQSYLNGVGKQLAVGQQVVVPDAE encoded by the coding sequence ATGACATCCATCGTATTTATGGGAACACCCCAATTTTCAGTACCAATTTTAGAAGCCCTTGTGGCAAATGATTACCAAATCTTGGCAGTTGTGACCCAACCGGATCGGAAAGTTGGTCGTAAACAAGTTTTGCAACAAACACCGGTTAAAGAAGCGGCAGTTCGATTAAACTTGCCAGTATTCCAACCAGAAAAACTCAGTGGTAGTCCTGAACTGGCTGATGTGATTGCCTTACAACCGGATTTAATTGTGACGGCAGCTTACGGTCAATTCTTACCAACGAAATTATTAGAAGCCGCTAAAATCGCTGCGATTAATGTCCATGGCTCATTATTGCCTAAGTATCGTGGCGGCGCCCCAATTCAATACGCCGTTTTAAATGGCGATTCAGAAATCGGGATTACCATCATGCACATGGCTAAGAAAATGGATGCTGGCGATATGATCGAACAAGCCAGCATTCCAATTGAAGCCACAGACGACACCGGTAGTTTATTCGATAAGTTAAGCTACGTCGGTCGAGATCTCTTATTGAAGACCTTACCAGGGATTATTGCCCAAACAGCACCCCGGACACCGCAAGACGAAGCGCAAGTCACTTTTGCCTATAACATTACCAAGGAACAGGAACAATTAGACATCAACCAATCTGCTGAACAGTTGGTTAACCAAATTCGCGCTTTACGGCCACAACCCGGGGCTTGGCTAGCGGTTAATGGGCAACGGACGAAGATTTGGCAAGCAACGGTTGCAGAAACAACAACTGATCAAGCAGCTGGTGTGATCGTCGCACTAAATAAAAAAGATTTCGAATTAGCGGCCGGCAACGGGACGGTTTTAAAAATTACTGAAATTCAACCAGCCGGTAAAGCCAAGATGCCAGTGCAATCCTATTTAAATGGGGTTGGCAAGCAACTAGCAGTCGGTCAACAAGTGGTGGTGCCAGATGCCGAATAA
- a CDS encoding 16S rRNA (cytosine(967)-C(5))-methyltransferase RsmB — MPNKTPRYLAVEILTAIAKQNSYSNLALDQVINKNRLNPQDAGFLTQLVYGVIQHEYTLDYYLAPFIQKPKKMDNWVRQVLRTAVYQQVYLDRVPEHAIFYEATEIAKKMGHAGVAKLVTAILRQLQRSGLPDLKAIADPIERLSVQYSVPQWLVAKLQADLGDDKLESLLATINQPANASLRVNTRVNTVDAVLAELQPQFKDLQPSQIAKVGLVAQGGHLASGALFEAGDYTIQDESSMLVAPSLDIQPGDQVLDACAAPGGKTTHMATYLDAQQGGQITALDIHDHKVRLIEQNAKRLHVEDVVSAQALDARKVGEQFGEAHFDKILVDAPCSGLGLMRRKPEIKYSRQPADLLNLQRIQLAILEAVAPTLKVGGRLTYSTCTIVPEENQQVVAAFVANHPEFEIEPVPLELPLAQNQASPFVQIYPDDYQTDGFFIACLKRRA, encoded by the coding sequence ATGCCGAATAAGACACCGCGCTACTTAGCTGTTGAAATATTGACGGCAATTGCTAAACAAAATAGTTATTCAAACTTGGCGTTAGACCAAGTAATCAATAAGAACCGATTAAACCCACAAGATGCGGGCTTTTTAACGCAACTTGTTTACGGTGTTATTCAGCATGAATACACGTTGGATTATTATTTAGCACCTTTCATTCAAAAACCTAAAAAGATGGACAACTGGGTTCGCCAAGTTCTCAGAACCGCAGTTTATCAACAAGTTTATTTAGATCGGGTGCCAGAACATGCTATTTTCTACGAAGCAACTGAAATTGCTAAAAAAATGGGGCATGCGGGGGTCGCTAAGCTCGTGACGGCGATTTTACGGCAGTTACAACGCAGTGGCTTACCAGACCTCAAGGCGATTGCTGATCCAATTGAGCGTCTCAGCGTGCAGTACAGTGTGCCACAATGGTTGGTGGCAAAACTGCAAGCAGATTTAGGGGATGATAAACTCGAATCATTGCTCGCGACAATTAATCAACCAGCCAACGCCTCATTGCGAGTTAATACGCGGGTCAATACGGTGGATGCCGTGTTAGCTGAATTACAACCGCAGTTTAAGGACCTCCAACCGAGTCAGATTGCCAAGGTTGGTTTAGTCGCACAAGGCGGTCATTTAGCTAGTGGTGCGTTATTTGAAGCGGGCGATTATACGATTCAAGATGAAAGTTCAATGTTAGTTGCACCTAGTTTAGATATTCAACCCGGTGATCAAGTGCTAGATGCTTGTGCCGCACCTGGTGGCAAGACAACGCATATGGCAACTTATTTGGATGCGCAACAAGGTGGTCAAATCACGGCCTTAGACATTCATGATCATAAAGTCCGCTTAATTGAACAAAATGCGAAGCGGCTCCATGTTGAAGATGTTGTTAGCGCCCAAGCCCTAGATGCACGTAAAGTGGGCGAACAGTTTGGTGAGGCACATTTCGATAAAATTTTAGTCGATGCGCCTTGTTCGGGGTTAGGGTTAATGCGTCGGAAGCCAGAAATTAAATATAGCCGCCAACCAGCGGACTTATTGAATCTACAACGGATTCAATTAGCGATTTTAGAAGCCGTTGCGCCTACCTTGAAAGTCGGTGGACGTCTAACTTATAGTACGTGTACCATCGTTCCGGAAGAAAATCAACAAGTGGTGGCCGCTTTTGTTGCTAACCACCCCGAATTTGAAATTGAACCGG
- the coaBC gene encoding bifunctional phosphopantothenoylcysteine decarboxylase/phosphopantothenate--cysteine ligase CoaBC, with protein sequence MVSLENKHVTVYVTGGIAVYKVASLVRQLIKNGAIVRVAMTQAATEFVTPLTFATLTRQEVLTDLMTMNHPEQVAHIHLADWTELAIIAPATANIVGKLANGIADDFVTTALLATTAPKLLVPAMNEHMWLNPATQRNLTQLKADGFAIVQPATGFLAEGYEGQGRFPEETVIMGNVYRQLTPKHLQGKVVLVTAGGTQEPLDPVRYIGNRSSGKMGYALAEMAAQMGAKVTLISTRPELAVPANLAQVIYVRTAAELQGAVASLYNEADVVIMAAAVADFKPAQYVSQKIKKQVGQTDMTLELKRTPDILATLGQEKKKQYLVGFAAETNDLMAHAQAKLTAKQVDLLVANDVSQTDRGFGADQNAVTLLRPNQAPEALPLASKKVIATQILERISVALSSKEE encoded by the coding sequence ATGGTGAGTTTAGAAAACAAGCACGTTACAGTTTATGTAACCGGTGGGATTGCGGTCTATAAGGTCGCTAGTTTAGTGCGCCAGTTAATCAAAAATGGGGCAATTGTTCGCGTGGCAATGACGCAGGCTGCTACCGAATTTGTGACACCATTGACCTTTGCAACATTAACACGCCAAGAAGTACTAACTGATTTAATGACGATGAATCATCCAGAACAAGTCGCTCACATTCATTTAGCCGACTGGACTGAACTGGCAATTATTGCCCCCGCAACGGCCAATATTGTCGGCAAGTTAGCAAATGGCATTGCGGACGATTTTGTCACGACAGCGCTTTTGGCAACTACGGCACCTAAGTTGTTGGTACCTGCTATGAATGAACATATGTGGTTAAACCCCGCAACACAACGCAACTTAACGCAATTAAAAGCAGACGGATTTGCGATTGTGCAACCTGCTACTGGTTTTTTAGCGGAAGGCTATGAAGGCCAAGGGCGTTTTCCAGAAGAAACGGTGATTATGGGCAATGTTTATCGTCAGTTAACCCCTAAGCACTTGCAAGGTAAGGTGGTTTTAGTGACTGCCGGTGGCACGCAGGAACCTTTAGATCCGGTCCGCTATATTGGTAACCGGTCATCTGGTAAAATGGGGTATGCGCTAGCTGAAATGGCGGCGCAAATGGGGGCGAAGGTCACTTTGATTAGTACACGGCCGGAATTGGCGGTTCCTGCTAATCTAGCGCAAGTTATTTATGTGCGAACGGCAGCTGAATTACAAGGGGCCGTTGCAAGTTTATACAATGAAGCGGATGTCGTAATTATGGCCGCTGCTGTTGCCGATTTTAAACCGGCCCAATATGTCTCACAAAAAATCAAAAAACAAGTTGGTCAAACTGATATGACGCTTGAACTCAAGCGGACACCGGATATTTTAGCGACACTGGGTCAAGAAAAGAAAAAACAATACTTAGTGGGCTTTGCAGCTGAAACCAACGATTTAATGGCGCATGCACAAGCTAAATTAACGGCTAAACAGGTCGACTTATTAGTGGCCAATGATGTTAGTCAAACTGATCGAGGCTTTGGTGCTGATCAAAATGCGGTGACGCTTTTACGGCCCAATCAAGCACCAGAAGCATTACCATTAGCTTCTAAAAAAGTGATTGCCACACAAATTTTAGAACGAATCAGTGTAGCGCTCAGCTCAAAGGAGGAATAG